A window of Pseudodesulfovibrio hydrargyri contains these coding sequences:
- a CDS encoding CarD family transcriptional regulator has protein sequence MFKVDELVVYPSQGVGRVERVESQEIGGVKADFYIVRILSNNVTLMVPVANAVNVGLRSVCPADVGQQIFESLNDRTGFTGYTGQNWNRRYREYSEKLKSGDLADVAYVLKELFLIGKDKELSFGERRLLEQAMGLVSMELAYSLGRDQEAIKDDINEMFADVIAAQEKND, from the coding sequence GTGTTCAAGGTCGATGAATTGGTTGTGTATCCATCCCAGGGCGTGGGACGCGTGGAGCGTGTCGAATCCCAGGAGATCGGCGGCGTCAAAGCCGATTTTTACATAGTCCGGATCTTGAGCAACAACGTCACCCTCATGGTCCCGGTCGCCAACGCCGTGAACGTGGGGTTGCGTTCCGTGTGCCCGGCCGACGTGGGCCAGCAGATCTTCGAATCCCTCAACGACCGCACCGGGTTCACCGGCTACACCGGCCAGAACTGGAACCGGCGCTACCGCGAATATTCCGAGAAGCTCAAGAGCGGCGACCTGGCCGACGTTGCCTACGTTCTCAAGGAGCTCTTCCTGATCGGCAAGGACAAGGAACTCTCGTTCGGCGAACGCCGCCTGCTGGAACAGGCCATGGGTCTGGTCTCCATGGAGCTGGCCTACTCCCTGGGCCGCGACCAGGAGGCCATCAAGGACGACATCAACGAAATGTTCGCCGATGTCATTGCCG
- the pth gene encoding aminoacyl-tRNA hydrolase: protein MDFKGAIVGLGNPGPEYETTRHNIGFMLVDHLLHLAGERKAMRLEKIEESGDYDLWQCKFAGAFRLLVKPLTYMNLSGKAVARVCGRHGIEPGDLVVVHDELDLPVGRMKFKRGGGDNGHNGLKSIQERLGTGDYNRLRLGIGRPGDPYKPIPDWVLEPFDARAEAVLPEIIGHAAKGLDIFFRRGMGFAQQHVNAFSLREEESE from the coding sequence ATGGACTTCAAAGGCGCCATAGTGGGACTGGGCAACCCCGGCCCCGAATACGAAACCACCCGGCACAACATCGGGTTCATGCTGGTGGACCATCTCCTGCATCTGGCGGGTGAGCGCAAGGCCATGCGGCTTGAGAAGATCGAGGAGTCCGGCGACTACGACCTGTGGCAATGCAAGTTCGCCGGGGCCTTCCGGCTCCTGGTCAAGCCCCTGACGTACATGAATCTGTCCGGCAAGGCCGTGGCCCGGGTCTGCGGCCGGCACGGGATCGAGCCCGGCGACCTGGTGGTGGTCCACGACGAACTGGACCTGCCCGTGGGCAGGATGAAGTTCAAGCGGGGCGGCGGAGACAACGGGCACAACGGGCTCAAGTCCATCCAGGAGCGGCTCGGCACCGGGGATTACAACCGGCTGCGGCTGGGCATCGGCCGCCCGGGGGACCCGTACAAGCCCATCCCCGACTGGGTCCTGGAGCCCTTCGACGCGCGGGCCGAGGCGGTCCTGCCCGAGATCATCGGACACGCGGCCAAGGGGCTGGACATCTTTTTCCGGCGCGGCATGGGCTTTGCCCAGCAGCACGTCAACGCCTTTTCCCTTCGGGAAGAAGAATCGGAGTAA
- a CDS encoding 50S ribosomal protein L25: MAELLKLNVQERTELGKGPNRRLRATGMVPGIYYDAKGANIPVKVEMVPLQKAYAAVGNAQVFELVLERGGKSETMPALLWRVRNEPVKGVPEHVDFFGVDLTKEIKVAVHFEIVGSSKGVKLGGVLEQYREHIEVVCKPMDIPESIVIDITDMGIMDSVHIEDVAFPEGVTPIFDENYAVLSVTAIQEDSGEEAEGGEEAAEEAAEESEAE, translated from the coding sequence TGGCAGAACTGCTGAAACTGAACGTCCAGGAACGGACCGAGTTGGGCAAAGGCCCGAACCGCCGCCTCCGTGCCACCGGCATGGTCCCGGGCATCTACTACGACGCCAAAGGCGCCAACATCCCGGTCAAGGTGGAGATGGTCCCCCTGCAGAAGGCCTACGCGGCCGTCGGCAACGCCCAGGTCTTCGAACTGGTCCTGGAACGCGGCGGCAAGAGCGAGACCATGCCCGCCCTGTTGTGGCGCGTGCGCAACGAGCCGGTCAAGGGCGTGCCCGAGCACGTGGACTTCTTCGGCGTGGACCTGACCAAGGAAATCAAGGTCGCCGTCCACTTCGAGATCGTCGGCTCCTCCAAGGGCGTCAAGCTCGGCGGCGTGCTCGAGCAGTACCGCGAACACATCGAAGTGGTCTGCAAGCCCATGGACATCCCCGAGTCCATCGTCATCGACATCACTGACATGGGCATCATGGATTCCGTGCACATCGAGGACGTGGCCTTCCCCGAAGGCGTCACCCCGATCTTCGACGAGAACTACGCCGTCCTGTCCGTCACCGCTATCCAGGAAGACAGCGGCGAGGAAGCGGAAGGGGGCGAAGAGGCTGCCGAAGAGGCCGCCGAAGAGTCCGAGGCCGAATAG